A genomic region of Pseudoalteromonas piscicida contains the following coding sequences:
- a CDS encoding EscU/YscU/HrcU family type III secretion system export apparatus switch protein produces the protein MTQKSAIGLLYEAGSAPQVTFKGYGELAEEIIALAKEKNIMIHEDESLAQTLSALELHQEIPRELYYVIAELIAFSYIMRGKFPPGWEGFRGKLDIKA, from the coding sequence ATGACACAAAAATCTGCTATTGGACTGTTATATGAAGCTGGAAGCGCACCTCAGGTCACCTTTAAAGGATATGGCGAGCTGGCAGAGGAAATTATTGCGCTGGCAAAAGAGAAAAACATCATGATCCATGAAGATGAATCATTAGCACAAACACTCAGTGCACTTGAGTTACACCAAGAGATCCCACGGGAGCTCTACTATGTAATTGCTGAACTCATCGCTTTTTCTTACATTATGCGTGGTAAGTTTCCACCTGGCTGGGAAGGTTTTCGTGGCAAGCTAGATATTAAGGCATAG
- a CDS encoding DUF2802 domain-containing protein produces the protein MSEVVNAQTVLLVISITSSILALVCLRFVFVLGKKLQDAQGQTAQLSSSLQGSEQQIAILRSEVAELRASIMSIGKRVVATEQELNDVANQQAAQKYDDPDAKMYSRAVKMVELGADIEEVMRECELPRAEAELLMSLHNKSK, from the coding sequence ATGTCTGAAGTAGTAAACGCACAAACCGTTTTACTCGTCATATCAATAACCTCAAGCATACTTGCGTTAGTATGCTTGAGGTTTGTTTTTGTGCTGGGTAAAAAATTACAGGATGCGCAGGGTCAAACAGCGCAACTTTCGAGCTCACTACAAGGCTCTGAGCAACAAATAGCAATATTACGCAGCGAAGTTGCGGAGTTACGCGCCAGTATCATGAGTATTGGTAAGCGGGTGGTCGCAACCGAGCAAGAATTAAATGATGTTGCGAATCAGCAAGCAGCACAGAAATATGATGACCCCGACGCAAAAATGTATTCTCGCGCCGTGAAAATGGTGGAACTTGGCGCTGATATTGAAGAGGTGATGCGCGAGTGTGAGTTGCCAAGAGCTGAGGCAGAGCTGCTCATGTCTTTACATAACAAATCAAAATAA
- a CDS encoding chemotaxis protein CheW, protein MSQDRLLSADKNADSNDEVLQWVTYKLEEETYGINVMQVQEVLRYTEIAPVPGAPSYVLGIINLRGNVVTVIDTRARFGLQSAEVTDNSRIVIIEAEKQVIGILVDSVAEVVYLRSSEIDSAPNIGTEESAKFIQGVSNREGELLILVDLNKLLSDDEWDELSHI, encoded by the coding sequence ATGAGCCAAGATAGACTACTTTCTGCAGACAAAAATGCTGATAGTAATGATGAAGTATTGCAATGGGTTACTTACAAGCTTGAAGAGGAAACTTACGGTATCAATGTAATGCAAGTGCAAGAAGTATTACGTTATACCGAAATTGCACCAGTCCCAGGTGCGCCAAGCTACGTACTCGGGATCATTAATCTACGTGGTAACGTTGTAACGGTTATAGACACACGAGCTAGGTTTGGTCTGCAAAGTGCAGAAGTGACGGATAATTCGAGAATTGTAATAATCGAAGCCGAGAAGCAAGTTATTGGCATCTTAGTAGATAGCGTTGCTGAGGTGGTTTACTTACGTAGCTCGGAAATTGACAGCGCGCCAAACATCGGCACTGAAGAGAGCGCTAAGTTTATCCAAGGCGTATCAAACCGAGAAGGCGAGCTATTGATCTTAGTCGATCTTAATAAGCTATTAAGTGATGACGAATGGGATGAGCTGAGTCATATTTAG
- a CDS encoding ParA family protein, with protein sequence MKIWTVANQKGGVGKTTTTVSLGGILAEQGHRVLLIDTDPHASLTYYFGIDSEELEVSVYDIFARGSSMTSEEILQSLCPSTIENLDILPATMAIATLDRSMGNKTGMGLILKKSLEKIADQYDYAILDCPPVLGVLMVNALAASERILVPVQTEFLALKGLDRMMRTMELMQSSQQKQYQYTIIPTMYDKRTKASLEAYKTLLATYKEAVWPGVVPVDTKFRDASLAQQVPVQFCPKSRGVFAYRALLDYLKQLS encoded by the coding sequence GTGAAAATTTGGACAGTAGCAAATCAAAAAGGTGGTGTGGGTAAAACCACGACGACGGTGAGCTTAGGAGGCATTCTTGCTGAACAGGGTCACCGAGTTTTGCTTATTGATACTGATCCACATGCTTCACTGACATATTACTTTGGTATTGATTCTGAAGAGTTAGAAGTCAGTGTGTATGATATTTTTGCACGCGGCAGCAGCATGACGAGTGAAGAAATTTTACAGTCTCTTTGCCCATCAACCATAGAGAATCTTGATATTTTGCCTGCCACTATGGCCATTGCTACGCTTGATCGTAGTATGGGTAATAAAACGGGCATGGGGCTTATCTTAAAGAAATCGCTCGAAAAAATAGCGGATCAATATGACTATGCTATTTTAGACTGCCCACCAGTGCTTGGGGTACTGATGGTTAACGCATTAGCAGCGAGTGAGCGAATTTTAGTACCTGTCCAAACTGAATTTTTGGCATTGAAGGGACTAGATAGAATGATGCGCACGATGGAGCTGATGCAGTCTTCACAGCAGAAACAGTATCAATATACTATCATTCCAACTATGTATGATAAACGGACCAAAGCGTCGTTGGAGGCGTATAAAACGTTGCTAGCAACATACAAAGAGGCTGTTTGGCCAGGTGTGGTTCCTGTAGATACTAAATTTAGGGATGCGAGTCTTGCACAGCAAGTCCCAGTACAATTTTGTCCTAAATCACGAGGCGTGTTCGCTTATCGTGCACTTTTGGACTATTTGAAGCAGTTAAGCTAG
- a CDS encoding chemotaxis protein CheA — translation MSFEVDEDILQDFLVEAGEILELLSEQLVELENNPEDKELLNAIFRGFHTVKGGAGFLGMTELVDACHGAENVFDVLRQGQRKVTSELMDVILQSLDTINEMFACIQNREEPEAADPVLLETLHKLSQPASEDEVSEVIDEPTSEPEPVVPDLSADDILFDADVGSGDDSGSSIDEITEEEFENLLDELHGSGNAPAVAPATKPEAVSTTDDGDITDDEFDNLLDELHGVGKFGGAPNAEDAVAPEASEPKAKSTSPAAPSGSTGDEEITDDEFEALLDELHGKGSAPKAVDESPVEVSETKPAQPEPVKAAPAPKPAPKPAPKVEAKPATPAPAPQKEPEAAKASTPAAAKKPAAQAETTVRVDTKRLDEIMNMVGELVLVRNRLVSLANNTNSESMGKAISNLDVVTADLQGAVMKTRMQPIKKVFGRFPRVVRDLARSLKKEINLVLQGEETDLDKNLVEALADPLVHLVRNSVDHGIEMPDVREASGKPRMGTVTLSASQEGDHILLTIRDDGAGMDPEKLKKIAINKGVIDSDQASRLSDTEAYNLIFAPGFSTKEQISDISGRGVGMDVVKTKITQLNGSVNIQSELGVGTVLEIKVPLTLAILPTLMVVVGEQTFALPLAGVNEIFHLDLTKTNVVDGQLTIIVREKAIPLFYLEHWLVKGANRGMRKAEGHVVIAQIGTKQVGFVVDSLIGQEEVVIKPLDALLQGTPGMAGATITSDGGIALILDVPNLLKHYA, via the coding sequence ATGAGCTTTGAAGTCGATGAAGATATCTTGCAGGACTTTCTTGTTGAAGCAGGCGAAATATTAGAACTGTTATCTGAACAGCTTGTTGAACTAGAAAATAATCCTGAAGATAAAGAACTTCTCAATGCGATTTTCCGTGGCTTCCATACCGTAAAAGGTGGGGCTGGCTTCCTAGGTATGACCGAACTGGTCGATGCCTGTCACGGTGCGGAAAACGTGTTTGATGTACTACGACAAGGGCAACGAAAAGTAACTTCCGAACTGATGGATGTTATTTTGCAATCTTTGGATACGATCAACGAAATGTTCGCTTGTATTCAAAACCGTGAGGAACCAGAAGCGGCCGACCCTGTGTTGCTTGAAACACTCCACAAACTTAGCCAGCCTGCATCTGAAGACGAAGTCAGTGAAGTGATTGACGAACCTACTTCTGAGCCAGAACCTGTGGTGCCAGATTTAAGTGCTGATGATATTTTATTCGACGCCGATGTTGGTTCAGGCGATGATAGCGGCTCCAGCATCGATGAGATAACAGAAGAAGAATTTGAAAATCTTTTAGATGAATTACACGGTTCGGGTAATGCGCCTGCTGTTGCTCCGGCAACTAAACCTGAAGCTGTATCAACCACAGATGATGGTGATATCACTGATGACGAATTCGATAACCTCTTAGATGAACTTCATGGTGTTGGTAAATTCGGTGGAGCACCAAATGCAGAAGATGCTGTTGCCCCAGAAGCGAGTGAACCTAAGGCTAAATCAACCTCACCAGCAGCCCCAAGTGGGTCTACTGGCGACGAAGAAATTACCGACGATGAGTTTGAAGCTTTGTTGGACGAGCTTCATGGTAAAGGCAGTGCACCTAAAGCGGTCGATGAATCGCCAGTAGAGGTTTCAGAGACTAAACCTGCGCAACCAGAGCCTGTTAAAGCCGCGCCAGCGCCGAAACCTGCGCCAAAGCCTGCGCCCAAAGTTGAAGCTAAGCCTGCGACTCCAGCACCAGCACCGCAAAAAGAGCCCGAGGCTGCAAAAGCTTCCACACCAGCCGCTGCGAAGAAACCTGCGGCACAAGCTGAGACCACGGTCCGAGTTGATACTAAACGTCTTGATGAAATCATGAATATGGTTGGCGAATTAGTATTGGTTCGTAACCGTTTGGTTAGCTTAGCGAATAACACCAACAGCGAAAGCATGGGTAAAGCTATTTCGAACCTTGATGTAGTCACTGCTGATTTGCAGGGCGCCGTGATGAAAACGCGGATGCAGCCAATCAAAAAGGTATTTGGTCGCTTTCCTCGAGTAGTGAGAGACCTTGCTCGCAGCTTGAAAAAAGAAATCAACCTAGTTTTACAGGGCGAAGAGACGGATTTAGATAAAAATTTGGTTGAAGCGCTTGCAGATCCACTGGTCCACTTAGTGAGAAACTCAGTAGATCACGGTATTGAAATGCCTGACGTACGTGAAGCGTCTGGCAAACCAAGAATGGGTACAGTCACATTGTCAGCATCTCAAGAGGGAGATCACATTCTTCTCACGATTCGAGATGATGGTGCCGGTATGGACCCTGAAAAGCTCAAAAAGATTGCTATAAATAAAGGCGTGATTGACTCCGATCAAGCAAGCCGACTGTCCGATACTGAAGCCTATAATTTGATCTTCGCACCAGGGTTCTCAACAAAAGAGCAAATTTCAGACATTTCTGGTCGTGGTGTTGGGATGGACGTTGTTAAAACGAAGATCACTCAATTGAATGGCTCGGTAAATATCCAATCAGAATTGGGTGTTGGTACCGTATTAGAGATTAAGGTACCGCTTACACTGGCTATTTTGCCTACCTTGATGGTGGTCGTTGGAGAGCAAACGTTTGCGTTACCACTTGCCGGCGTGAACGAGATCTTCCATTTAGATTTGACAAAAACGAATGTGGTTGATGGTCAGTTGACTATCATAGTGAGAGAAAAAGCAATTCCGTTATTTTATCTTGAACATTGGTTGGTAAAAGGTGCGAACAGGGGCATGAGAAAGGCTGAAGGCCATGTTGTCATTGCGCAAATTGGCACTAAACAAGTCGGTTTTGTGGTTGATTCTCTTATAGGCCAAGAGGAAGTCGTAATCAAACCACTAGATGCGTTATTACAAGGTACACCAGGTATGGCCGGTGCTACCATCACATCTGATGGTGGTATAGCGCTAATCCTTGATGTCCCCAACTTATTAAAACACTACGCCTAA
- a CDS encoding protein-glutamate methylesterase/protein-glutamine glutaminase has product MAVKVLVVDDSSFFRRRVSEILEKDSEIKVIDFAVNGKEAVEKAASLRPDVITMDVEMPVLDGISAVKQIMQATPTPILMFSSLTREGASATLDALDAGAVDFLPKKFEDIARNSEEAIKSLQNKVKEIGRRRVSRFTRPTIATPPKRVESRATRADTGRATIPQPDRSFQRPVSGGTSSAAGARASGKKYGLVAIGTSTGGPVALQTILTQLPANFPHPILLIQHMPAAFTPAFAARLNSLCQIKVKEAEQGDRLMPGVAYLAPGGKQMLVENRGGSKTLKVFEDDSPRITYKPSVDVTFASVAKAYGGDTLAIVLTGMGADGRDGARMLKQVGATIWAQDEATCVVYGMPQAVAGAGLSSDSIALQDFAARINKEAGNQ; this is encoded by the coding sequence ATGGCAGTTAAAGTGTTAGTCGTAGACGATTCTAGTTTTTTTCGTCGTCGAGTCAGTGAAATTTTAGAAAAAGACAGTGAAATCAAAGTTATAGATTTCGCAGTTAATGGCAAGGAGGCGGTTGAAAAGGCCGCTTCATTGCGGCCAGACGTAATTACGATGGACGTGGAAATGCCTGTGCTTGATGGGATCAGTGCGGTAAAGCAGATCATGCAGGCCACTCCGACCCCAATCTTAATGTTTTCTTCGTTAACTCGTGAAGGCGCTAGTGCTACGTTAGATGCACTGGATGCGGGGGCTGTAGATTTTTTACCGAAAAAGTTTGAAGACATCGCTCGTAATAGCGAAGAAGCAATTAAGTCGTTACAAAATAAGGTAAAGGAAATTGGCCGCCGTCGCGTTAGCCGTTTTACTCGCCCTACTATTGCGACTCCGCCAAAGCGCGTCGAGTCTAGAGCAACTCGCGCTGATACAGGACGAGCAACGATCCCTCAACCGGATAGAAGTTTTCAGAGGCCTGTATCTGGTGGTACGTCTAGTGCTGCGGGTGCTAGAGCATCGGGTAAGAAATATGGACTGGTTGCAATTGGTACATCAACAGGTGGACCCGTTGCACTGCAAACAATACTAACTCAGTTGCCTGCAAACTTTCCTCATCCAATTTTACTTATCCAGCATATGCCGGCCGCATTTACACCTGCGTTTGCAGCAAGATTGAATAGTTTATGCCAGATTAAGGTTAAGGAAGCCGAGCAAGGTGATAGATTAATGCCTGGGGTGGCCTATTTAGCCCCTGGCGGTAAGCAAATGCTGGTTGAAAATCGCGGTGGTAGTAAGACACTAAAAGTGTTCGAAGATGATAGTCCAAGGATCACCTATAAACCCAGCGTTGATGTGACATTTGCAAGTGTTGCAAAAGCTTATGGTGGCGACACGTTAGCGATTGTCTTAACGGGAATGGGCGCAGATGGCCGAGATGGTGCTCGTATGCTAAAACAGGTAGGGGCCACTATATGGGCGCAAGATGAAGCGACTTGTGTTGTTTATGGTATGCCTCAAGCTGTCGCTGGCGCTGGACTTTCGTCGGATAGTATCGCCCTACAAGACTTTGCTGCGAGAATTAATAAAGAAGCGGGTAATCAATAG
- a CDS encoding chemotaxis protein CheW: MSKHLFANEKVMKQYLGALLQEEPEIEQCELSPVAKLLEQVKEPESELEDTDLPVVVATEPQESVSEVIEEQPSKLAQDLEVTENTSIIKEQTTIESVSAREAYQEGESQALFFEVAGLTLAIPLKSLGGIHQLGEVNQLFGKPKWFKGVMLNREEKLNVVDTARWVMPEKLTPKLEDALDYQYLITLGDSNWGLLAEKLVNNLTLKPEDIKWRTADGKRPWLAGVIKEKMCALIDVENLNRLLEQGLDSREQ; this comes from the coding sequence ATGAGTAAGCATTTATTTGCAAATGAAAAGGTGATGAAGCAGTATCTTGGCGCCCTATTACAAGAGGAGCCAGAGATTGAACAATGCGAATTATCACCGGTTGCAAAGCTACTTGAACAAGTAAAAGAGCCGGAATCCGAACTTGAGGATACAGACCTTCCAGTTGTCGTTGCTACAGAGCCTCAGGAGTCGGTGAGTGAAGTTATTGAAGAACAACCGAGTAAATTAGCTCAAGATCTTGAAGTCACTGAAAATACATCTATTATCAAAGAACAGACAACGATAGAATCCGTTTCTGCAAGGGAAGCCTATCAAGAAGGTGAATCTCAGGCATTGTTTTTTGAAGTTGCAGGCTTAACACTGGCGATTCCGCTTAAATCACTTGGGGGAATACACCAACTGGGTGAAGTCAATCAACTCTTTGGTAAACCTAAATGGTTTAAAGGCGTGATGCTAAATCGTGAAGAAAAGCTTAATGTTGTTGATACTGCGCGATGGGTAATGCCTGAGAAGTTAACACCAAAATTAGAAGATGCTCTGGATTACCAGTATTTGATTACGCTTGGGGATAGTAACTGGGGACTGTTAGCAGAGAAACTAGTCAACAACTTAACACTCAAGCCTGAAGACATAAAGTGGCGCACAGCAGATGGTAAACGGCCTTGGTTGGCTGGGGTGATTAAAGAGAAAATGTGCGCGCTGATTGATGTAGAGAATTTAAACCGTTTGCTAGAACAAGGCCTCGATAGTCGAGAGCAGTAA